The Verrucomicrobiota bacterium JB022 sequence ACAAAGTCGACGCCATCCTGCTGGTCATGCGCTGGCGTGCGACGCTCGTTTTGCAGGCCGAAGCGGCGGTTCAGGAAGCGGCCATACCAGCGGTAGGCCAAGGCAAAGAGCACAGCGCTCAACAACAGCAACCAGGTCATCTCAGGATTGGGTCAGCAGGGTAAGAAACAGAGATAACCGCCATTAGAAAATCGGAAGATGCCCGCGTCAATCCTCCGGTATCAGCATTCGTGAAGGTGTGCCCTCTGCTGCGGGGCCATTGGTTGGGAACTTCCACACCACCTCCCTCTGGTCGCCCTCCAGCTTTTCATAAACCGCGAAGGGGAGGAAGAGAGCGAGGAGTTTCCGGGACATTATGACTCCCCCCTCGAACTTGCGAACCGTCACCTGCTCGCCGTCGATGTTCGCCCGGTATTCCAGTGGCTCTGGGCTACTCAGATACCAGAAGTCTTCGTCGGCCCCTTCGACTACGCACGTAACCGCTGGAAAGTAGATGACTTGGTCAGGATTATTGAGCTTGGGGAGCGAGAGAGAGTTTTTGAGGGTAAATTGGATGTTGTCGTCCGTTGGCCGAACCTCCCGCAGCCCGAGCTCCAATGGCACCGGAGTGAAGGCGTCGGGAGGTATTTCTACCGTAACACAGCCTGCGATGAGAGCGCCAAATACGAGGCACACGAGAGTGATGCGTTTCATTTTCTGTCGATCAAGACGCTTTGCTCATCTGCGTAAAGCCACCCGGGATGAACGGTCTCCCAACAAAAACAGCCGACCCGCGAAACGGATCGGCTGCTTAAAAAATGCGTCAGGACGCGAGGCTTAGCCCGCCTTGAGGGTGTCTTCACCCTTCTGCCAGTTGCAGGGGCAGAGCTCGTCGGACTGGATGGCATCGAGCACGCGCACGATTTCCTTTACGTTGCGGCCCACATTGAGGTTGTAGACGCTCACGTGCTGGACCACGCCGTGCGGGTCGACGATGAAGGTGGCGCGGTAGCAGACACCTTCGGTCTCTTCCACGATGCCCAGCTCGCGGGCCAGCTTGGCGGCGGCGATCAGCGGGAAGTTGAGGCCGCGCAGGTCGTCATGGCTCTTGCGCCAGGCGAGGTGGCTGAACTCGTTGTCGGTGCTGCCGCCGATGACCACGGCGTCGCGGTCTTCGAAGTCTTCCAGCGCCTTGTTGAACTCCACGAGCTCGGTCGGGCAGACGAAGGTGAAGTCTTTCGGGTAGAAGAAGTAGACCTTCCACTTACCGGCGAAAGATTCGTGAGAAATGGTTTCAATGTCCTTGTTGTCGAGGCCCACGCAAGCTTGCACGCGGAACTCGGGGAACTTTTGGCCAACGGTGATCATTTTTAAGTGTCGAATTCAGGTTCAGGAAAACGGTCATGTTCACCCATCCCCTCCGCCGCGCCAAGAATTTTTTGCCGAGGAATGGGAAGAGGCTATGCGAGGGCCCTTGGGTAACGGCCCTTAAGTATAACCGCTGTCTGGGGCGCTCTGGAGTGCTCGGCTCCTGCCGAGATCTGGATTTTATTGCAGGCTTCATCTGGCGGTTTGCCAGCAGCCTTACAAACCAGATCGGGGCGGAGCCCCGCACTCCACATCGCGCCAGGTACTTTAAGCCCGCGCCGTGTTCAGCGCGACGGCGACACCGGAGACGACGGCGGCGAGGCGTACGGCGTCGTGGATGTGGTCTTCGCCGAGTCCCCCATCCTTCACGATCTTTTCGTGGGCCTTGAGGCACATTTCGCAACCCGCGAGAGCGGCGCAAGCGAGCGACATCAGCTCAAAGTCGGCCTTGTTGGTCGCCACCTTGCTCATGCGCTGCATGCGGAGGCGGGCCGGGCGCTGGTTGTAGGCCTCGCTGTTCATCAGGTGGCGGAAGCGGTAGTAGACCGTGTTCATGCCCATGATGGAGGCGGCGGCCTTGGCATCGCTGTGCACTTCCTGGCTCTCCGGGAAGTCGGCGGAGAGGGCGTCGATCAGGGGGCCGTTGCCGACAAAGTAGGCGCTGGCGAGGGCGACGCCCCAGCGTTGGGCGGGCGTCAGGCTTTCTTCCTCCAGCAGGTTTTTCAGGTTCAGGCGCAAGTCCTTCGCCTCTTCGGGCAAGGTTTTCAGCAGGTTGGTCGTGTTTTCCATGATGTGTTACAGCGAAAGGCCCTTACGGGTAGGCGAGCGTGGCAGAATGTCAACCCGGGCTACGCCATTTCCTAGGTCGGTCGGGCCTTTTTGCCTTTTCACCTGGCTCGCCGGACCGACCAGTCGATCCACGATTCCCGAATTGCCCTTGCGCAAACGCCAAATCTGACGATTATGAAGGAGGGGATTTCGCCCCACCTGCGTTACAGCTTCCGGCAGGAGCGCAGGTTGAAAGACGCACATGAATAACAAGGATTTCAACGAAGTCGTCCACCTGATCGTGAAGGAAGACCGGCGTTACGATCCCGGTGCCTACCATTTCCTGCGGCAGGCTTTGGACTTCACCCTCAACAAGGTCCGGGAGAAGGAAGGGGCCAGCAATACCCGCCACATCTCCGGGCAGGAACTGGCGGAAGGCATCCGCGAATACGCGCTGGAGCAATATGGCCCGATGGCCCTCACCCTCCTGCGCGAGTGGGGCCTCGAAAAGACCGAAGACTTCGGCGAAATGGTCTTCAACCTTGTGGACTACAAGGTGTTCGGGAAGACCGAGCAGGACCGGATCGAAGACTTCCGCGACGTGTATGAGTTTGAGGATGCGTTTGGCCGCCCCTTTCGCCCCGAGCACGCCCCGCGCTTTTATTACCGGCCGGGAGAAACGCGCTTGAATTCACTCAGCTCTTCGTCGCAGACTCCGCGCGCATAATGCCTGATACCAAATCGACGCGGGAAAGCGGTCGGACGCAGGTCCTCCGCGAGTTGCTGGCTTGGCCGGTGCGGCGCTGGGTGCTGCCCAACGGCCTCACTGTCCTGCACCTGGAGGATCGCTCGGCCGACCTCGTGGCGGTGCAGGCGTGGGTCCACACCGGCAGTATCCACGAAGGCGAGTGGATGGGCGCGGGCCTGTCCCACTTCCTGGAGCACATGCTCTTCAAGGGCACGGAAAAGCGCGACTGCCACTCCATCGCCCGCGAAATCCAGGCGGCTGGCGGCGACATCAACGCCTACACGACTTTTGACCGCACCGTCTACCACGTCGAGCTGCCCAGCGAAGCCTTCGCCCTCGGCATCGACCTGCTGCACGACCAGGTGCTTCACAGCACGCTGCCCACCGAGGAAGTGGTGAAGGAGCGCGGCGTGATCCTCCGCGAGATCGACATGGGCCTCGACGATCCCGACCGCCAGGTGGCGCGCGCACTCTTCCGCACCGCCTTCCGCCACCACCCGTATCGTCACCCCGTCATCGGCTATCGTGAGGTATTCGAGCAGGTGCAGCGCGAAGACCTCTGGAAGTATTACAAGGAGCGTTACGTGCCCAACAACGTGACGCTGATTGTGACGGGTGCGGTGAGCGAAGAACAACTGCGCGCCGAGCTGGACAAGACCTGGGGCAAGGAGCCGCGCGCGAAGCTGCCGCCCATCCAGATCCCCGCCGAGCCGATCCAGCTTGCCGCCCGTCAGGAAGAGCTGCAGGGCGATGTGAACATCTGCCGCGGCAACATCGCCTTCCGCATCCCCTCGATGCGCCACGAAGACGCCCCCGCGCTCGACGTGCTCGCCTCGCTGCTGGGGCAGGGGCACAGCTCCCGCCTCTGGCGCAGCCTCCGCGACGAGCAGAAACTCGTCCACCACATCGACGCCTCGACCTGGAACCCCGGCGAAGACGGCCTCTTCTGGATCTCCTACGTCTGCGAGCCCAGCCGCCACCACGAGGTGCAAGACGCCATCGTCGCCGTGCTTGGCCACATCGCCTATGAGCCCTTTACGGTCGATGACGTGGCCATGGCCCGCCGCAACGCCCTCGTGCACGAGATCAACGTGCGCAAGACCATGACCGGCCAGGCTGGCCGCCTCGGTGCCGCCGAAGTGGTGGTGGGCGACCTCGACTACCCCAAGACCTATTTTGCCCGCCTTGACCGCGTGCAGCCGGAAGACCTCCAGCGCGTGGCCGAGCGTTACCTGCAGGAGCAGGCCCGCAGCAGCGCCTCGATGGTTCCCCAGCGCCACGCCGAGCGCGCCAAGAAGGACGAGACGCCCTTTGCCGCGCCGGAATTCAAGGAAAAGCGCCTCTCCAACGGCGCCCGCATCCTCTACCAGATCGACCGCAAGCTGCCGAAGGTCCACATCCGCTACAGCGCCCACGGGGGCCCGCACTTCGAGCCCGCCGATCAGCGAGGTTTGACGGCCCTGTTGGCCAACCTGATGACGAAGGACACGGCCCACCGCACGGCGGCCCAGGTCGCGCGCTCCATCGAGCAGGTCGGCGGTCAGTTCGCGCCCTTCTCCGGCAATAACACCTTTGGCTTCGGTCTTGAGGTGATGCCCGAAGATGAAGAGCTGGCCCTCTCGCTGCTCGAAGATGCGCTGCTGCGCCCGGCCTTTACCGCGCACACTTTCGGCCTCGAGCGCGACGCCCAGATCGCGGAGATCCAGGAGGAGAACGACGAGGTGGTCGATTACGGTCGCCGCCTGCTGCGCCGCCACTTCTTCGGTAATCACCCCTTCCGGACCGATCCGATGGGGGAGGTCGAGCACCTCCAGCAGCTCATGGTCGACCAGGTCAAGGAGCTTTACCGTACCCTGGTGGTCGGAGAAAACACGGTCGTGAGCGTCTGTGGCGACTTCTACGAAGAAGAGCTGCTGACCCGCCTCGATCACATCCTCGGTCAACTGCCGACAGGCAAAGTGCCCCCGCGCGCTCCGCTCGAGCTGGGCCGCCAGCAAGGCCAGTGGGAGTTTGAGGCCAAGCAACGCGAGCAAGCGGTCGTCTTCCGCGCCTTTGCCGATGTGGGCCTGCAAAACGAAGACATGCTGCTCAGCGACATCCTCGAAGAAATTTGCAGCGACATGTCGAGCCAGCTCTTCCTGCGCGTGCGTGAAGAGCAAAGCCTCGCCTATTTCGTCTCGGCCACCCGTATCATGGGCCTGCGCCAAGGCATGTTTTACTTCTACGCCGGCACCCATCCCGACACGGCGGCCAAGGTGCAGCACGAGTTGGATTACGAGGCCCAACGCCTGCGCGATGGCGGCCTGACGGACGACGAGTTCCAGCGCGCCCGCCGCCGCCTGAAGGTGCGCCGCCGCTCCGGGCTGCAGCGCATCGGTGCCCGTGCCGGTCAAGCAGGCCTCAACGCCCTCTATGGTCGCCCGATCAACGACTGGCTCGACCACGACGCCAAGCTCGACGCGCTGACGCTGGAGCAACTCCACGCCCACGCCGCCAGGATCTTCGCGGCCGAATCCGGCGTCGGCCTCATCGTCGCGCCCGACAAGACGGCACCGTAAGGCCGAGCAGGCTAAATTGGTATCTATCTCGGCGTCCGAATCAGCTAACGCGATTTGGGAGTGCGGCGCTCTGCGCCGATCTGATTCTCTGGCCGGGTACGACTCCGGAAGGTGAGCAATAGACTGACGAGACGATTCTGCGCTAATCCAGATCGGCGCGAAGCGCCGCACTCCCAGAGCGGACAACAAAAAAACGCTCCCCGTCTGGAGAGCGTTTGATAAATACGGTTGTGGCTGCGGCTCAACCCGTCGTGCGCAGGCCGGAGGCGATGGCGTTGACGCAGATGAGCATGTCTTCGAGGCAGTTGTCGCGGTCGGGATCGTTGTCGTCCATGTTGCGCCACTTGCGCAGGAGGCGGATCTGCTCGCGGTGCAGGCGCTTGAGCGGCACCTCGCGGTATTGCAACGTCTTGTAAAAGCGGGGGCGACGCTCCGGCAGCGGGCGGCCGAACAGGGCAGCCAGCGCCTGGCGCGTGAGCTGATACTCCTGATGGATCACGCCCAGCAGGCGCTCGCGCACATCCACTTCCTCCACGAGGCTGGCGTAGGCCTTCATCTGCTCGGAGTCGGCGCTGGTGGCGCTCGATTCCAGGTTGTAGAAGAGGTAGCGCAGCAGCGGCGTCGTTTGCATCTCGTCCCGCAGGCGCAGGTAGCACGAGCGGTGGTTTTGCTGCAGATGGGTAAGCGCAGTGCCGACGCCGAACCAGCCGGGCAGGTAAAAGCGGGCCTGGTTCCAGCTGAAGACCCACGGGATGGCACGGAGGTCGTCGAGCGTCTGCTGGCCTCGGCGGCGCGTCGGGCGTGAGCCGATGCGGCTGTGCTCCAGCACGTCGATCGGCGTCGCCTGACGGTAAAACGTCATGAAGTCCTTGTCTTCGAGCAGCTGACGGTAGCGTTTGCGCGAGGCGGCGGCCAGTTGGTCGAGCGCTTCCACCAGCGGGGCGGAGAGGTCGTACTTCTGCTGATCCATGCCCGTGCCGACCGCGCCGGCCATGAGCAATTCGAGGTGATAAGCGGCCGAGCGATGGTTGTTGTACTTCTGGCCGATCACTTCGCCCTGCTCGGTCACGCGGATGCCAGCGTTGAGGCTGCCGAGGGCCAGCGCTTCCATAAAGCGGTGGGTCGGGCCGGCGCCGCGACTGATCGTGCCGCCGCGACCATGGAAGAACTGAATATCGACGGAGGCTTCCTGACCGACGGCAAGGATGCGCTCTTGTGCCTGCCGCAGCGCCCAGGCGCTGGCGATGATGCCGGCGTCCTTGTTGCTGTCGCTATAGCCGAGCATGATCATCTGGCGCGGGCCGGTCGGGGCTTCCGGCGCGTCTTCGCGGTCCCAGTCTTCGCGCGACAACTGTTCGTCGTAAATGCGGTGCTGGATCGAGAGCGAGCGCTGGGTGATGGGGTGGGCGAGGTAGCTCGCCACAATGCCAGGCGAACGCTCGAGGTCGTCCAGCGTTTCAAAGAGGGGCACTACGGGCAGGAGACAGGCGAGGCCACCCTCTACCGGGCGCGTCAGGCCGGCTTCGCGGGCGAGCAGGTAGACGACCAGCAGGTCGGAGACGTTACGCGTCATGCTGACGATGACCGCCCCGAGGCCGCCGCGCCCGTATTTGCGAATGTGCTTGGCGGCCACTTGCAGCGCACCGACGGAGGCGGCGGCTTCCTCCCCGGCCGAGGCGGGTCGGTTGGAGAAGGGGCGAGGCGACTGCAGCTCGGCCTCCAGGAATTCGCGGCGCTTGGCTTCGGGCCATTCCGGGAATTCTTCGGCCCCTTCGATGCCGGCGGCGGCCATCAGCTGGCTGACCGCACGGTCGTGGAAAGCACTGTTTTGGCGGATGTCTAGGCAGGCGAGGTGGAAGCCGAAGGTCTCAATCGCACGCTGCACCGGGCGCACGTATTCCTGCACCAGCGCATGAGCGCCGACGTGCAAGAGGCTTTCGCGCAGGATCATCAAGTCCGCCCGCAGCTCCAGCGGGAAGCGATAGCCCTTTTCGTGGTCGTCGAGCTTGGTGGCGGCCAGGCGACCGCGTAACAGGCGCACGTAACGCTTCCACGGTTCGGCGGCTTCTTCCGGGCGCGGCTCGGGCAACTCGCCCAGCAGCTTCGAAATCTCCACCGTGCGGTCTTCCAGCTCCTGCGTGGTCGATTGCAGGCGCCAGGAGAGGCCGAGGGCCTGGTGCAGCTCGGCTAGCATGTTGTCGAGCACATCCAGCGCGCCCGCACGCAGCTCCTTCAGCGTCTGGCTAGAGACCTTGGGGGTCACGCCCGGGTGGCCGTCGCGGTCGCCGCCCACCCAGCTGCCGAAGCGCAAGAGCGGGTGCGTGTTGGGCTCGCGCAGCACCGTCGGGTCGTAGCCGGCCTCCTCCCAAGCGTAGTCGAAGCGGGAGTCGAGTTCCTTGAGCACGGGAGGGAAGACTTCCTTGAGGAAGAACAGCATGTGCGCGCGTTCGGAATCGACGTTGGGCTTCTGGTAAAAGATTTCGCCCGTGCGCCAGAGACATTCGAGGGTGGCGCAGAGGTCGCGACGCCACTTGCGCTTTTCAAAGTCGGTCAGGCGGCTGTTGGCGCGGTCGTGCAGAAGCTGAAAAAGCTCGCGGTGCTGGTCGAGCACGGTCCAGCGCTTGGCCTCGGTCGGGTGGCCGGTCAACACGGGCTCAACGACGGCGGCACGGCAGCGGTGGATGATGTCGATCGGCTGCACGCCTTGATCGTGCAGCTTCTTCAGCCAGTAGCCCCAGCGCCCCGGCTCGGCCTCGATTCCTTCCTGGGATTCGCGGCGGCGGGCGACTTGATGGGCCGTGTGCTCTTCCACCAGGTTGAGCAACTGGAAAACGAGTGAGATCGTCTGCGCGGCACCGCCGGGCAGGCTGTCGGCATCTTCGAGTGCCGCCGGGTTGCGCACCAGGCGGGCCAGCTCGGGCTCGCCGATACGGCGCAAAACCTCGGCTAGCGCCTCGCACAGCTCTACGTAGAGCGTGTCGATCTGT is a genomic window containing:
- a CDS encoding peroxiredoxin, with protein sequence MITVGQKFPEFRVQACVGLDNKDIETISHESFAGKWKVYFFYPKDFTFVCPTELVEFNKALEDFEDRDAVVIGGSTDNEFSHLAWRKSHDDLRGLNFPLIAAAKLARELGIVEETEGVCYRATFIVDPHGVVQHVSVYNLNVGRNVKEIVRVLDAIQSDELCPCNWQKGEDTLKAG
- a CDS encoding carboxymuconolactone decarboxylase family protein, which encodes MENTTNLLKTLPEEAKDLRLNLKNLLEEESLTPAQRWGVALASAYFVGNGPLIDALSADFPESQEVHSDAKAAASIMGMNTVYYRFRHLMNSEAYNQRPARLRMQRMSKVATNKADFELMSLACAALAGCEMCLKAHEKIVKDGGLGEDHIHDAVRLAAVVSGVAVALNTARA
- a CDS encoding pitrilysin family protein yields the protein MPDTKSTRESGRTQVLRELLAWPVRRWVLPNGLTVLHLEDRSADLVAVQAWVHTGSIHEGEWMGAGLSHFLEHMLFKGTEKRDCHSIAREIQAAGGDINAYTTFDRTVYHVELPSEAFALGIDLLHDQVLHSTLPTEEVVKERGVILREIDMGLDDPDRQVARALFRTAFRHHPYRHPVIGYREVFEQVQREDLWKYYKERYVPNNVTLIVTGAVSEEQLRAELDKTWGKEPRAKLPPIQIPAEPIQLAARQEELQGDVNICRGNIAFRIPSMRHEDAPALDVLASLLGQGHSSRLWRSLRDEQKLVHHIDASTWNPGEDGLFWISYVCEPSRHHEVQDAIVAVLGHIAYEPFTVDDVAMARRNALVHEINVRKTMTGQAGRLGAAEVVVGDLDYPKTYFARLDRVQPEDLQRVAERYLQEQARSSASMVPQRHAERAKKDETPFAAPEFKEKRLSNGARILYQIDRKLPKVHIRYSAHGGPHFEPADQRGLTALLANLMTKDTAHRTAAQVARSIEQVGGQFAPFSGNNTFGFGLEVMPEDEELALSLLEDALLRPAFTAHTFGLERDAQIAEIQEENDEVVDYGRRLLRRHFFGNHPFRTDPMGEVEHLQQLMVDQVKELYRTLVVGENTVVSVCGDFYEEELLTRLDHILGQLPTGKVPPRAPLELGRQQGQWEFEAKQREQAVVFRAFADVGLQNEDMLLSDILEEICSDMSSQLFLRVREEQSLAYFVSATRIMGLRQGMFYFYAGTHPDTAAKVQHELDYEAQRLRDGGLTDDEFQRARRRLKVRRRSGLQRIGARAGQAGLNALYGRPINDWLDHDAKLDALTLEQLHAHAARIFAAESGVGLIVAPDKTAP
- a CDS encoding phosphoenolpyruvate carboxylase, giving the protein MSNSFDDFLTQGFEQIDTLYVELCEALAEVLRRIGEPELARLVRNPAALEDADSLPGGAAQTISLVFQLLNLVEEHTAHQVARRRESQEGIEAEPGRWGYWLKKLHDQGVQPIDIIHRCRAAVVEPVLTGHPTEAKRWTVLDQHRELFQLLHDRANSRLTDFEKRKWRRDLCATLECLWRTGEIFYQKPNVDSERAHMLFFLKEVFPPVLKELDSRFDYAWEEAGYDPTVLREPNTHPLLRFGSWVGGDRDGHPGVTPKVSSQTLKELRAGALDVLDNMLAELHQALGLSWRLQSTTQELEDRTVEISKLLGELPEPRPEEAAEPWKRYVRLLRGRLAATKLDDHEKGYRFPLELRADLMILRESLLHVGAHALVQEYVRPVQRAIETFGFHLACLDIRQNSAFHDRAVSQLMAAAGIEGAEEFPEWPEAKRREFLEAELQSPRPFSNRPASAGEEAAASVGALQVAAKHIRKYGRGGLGAVIVSMTRNVSDLLVVYLLAREAGLTRPVEGGLACLLPVVPLFETLDDLERSPGIVASYLAHPITQRSLSIQHRIYDEQLSREDWDREDAPEAPTGPRQMIMLGYSDSNKDAGIIASAWALRQAQERILAVGQEASVDIQFFHGRGGTISRGAGPTHRFMEALALGSLNAGIRVTEQGEVIGQKYNNHRSAAYHLELLMAGAVGTGMDQQKYDLSAPLVEALDQLAAASRKRYRQLLEDKDFMTFYRQATPIDVLEHSRIGSRPTRRRGQQTLDDLRAIPWVFSWNQARFYLPGWFGVGTALTHLQQNHRSCYLRLRDEMQTTPLLRYLFYNLESSATSADSEQMKAYASLVEEVDVRERLLGVIHQEYQLTRQALAALFGRPLPERRPRFYKTLQYREVPLKRLHREQIRLLRKWRNMDDNDPDRDNCLEDMLICVNAIASGLRTTG